A single window of Nocardioides kongjuensis DNA harbors:
- a CDS encoding lytic transglycosylase domain-containing protein — MPRPDRYLAGAIGLAVVMVALVIGVGVAFAYDAGSRRTPFPDPAAQAPALTGAPAPVAPAAPAQPATDPYRPDDAWLARVAAQTGIAPRALAAYARAHLRVAAEQPGCRVAWNSLAAIGGIESTHGSVHGSVLGEDGVPRPQILGPVLDGGAFGAVRDTDGGVLDGDTAWDRAIGPLQFIPSTWETWGADGNGDGLSDPNQIDDAALAAARYLCHAGDLADPDTWRRAIFSFNHSDAYVADIANLANVYASRSS, encoded by the coding sequence ATGCCCCGTCCCGACCGCTACCTGGCCGGTGCGATCGGCCTCGCGGTGGTCATGGTCGCGCTGGTGATCGGCGTCGGCGTGGCGTTCGCGTACGACGCGGGCTCGCGTCGTACGCCGTTCCCGGACCCGGCGGCGCAGGCGCCCGCGCTCACCGGTGCCCCGGCGCCCGTCGCGCCGGCCGCACCCGCGCAGCCGGCGACAGACCCCTACCGGCCCGACGACGCCTGGCTGGCCCGGGTGGCGGCGCAGACGGGGATCGCGCCGCGAGCCCTGGCGGCATACGCGCGGGCACACCTGCGGGTGGCCGCGGAGCAGCCCGGATGCCGGGTCGCGTGGAACAGCCTGGCCGCGATCGGCGGCATCGAGTCCACCCACGGCAGCGTGCACGGCTCGGTGCTCGGCGAGGACGGCGTCCCGCGCCCGCAGATCCTCGGGCCGGTCCTCGACGGCGGCGCGTTCGGCGCGGTCCGCGACACCGACGGTGGGGTGCTCGACGGCGACACCGCCTGGGACCGCGCGATCGGACCGCTCCAGTTCATCCCGTCCACCTGGGAGACCTGGGGCGCCGACGGCAACGGCGACGGGCTCAGCGACCCCAACCAGATCGACGACGCCGCGCTCGCGGCGGCGCGCTACCTGTGCCACGCCGGCGACCTCGCCGACCCCGACACGTGGCGCCGCGCGATCTTCAGCTTCAACCACTCCGACGCCTACGTCGCCGACATCGCGAACCTGGCCAACGTCTACGCCTCACGGTCCAGCTGA
- a CDS encoding glycosyltransferase — protein MTRAQPPLVAVFLGTDHHRFDRLVRWVVSLSEQGLFSFHVQHGSTPLPDGVGGSALLAPGALGDLLDRADAVVTHGGPGSIMDAREHGHLPIVVPRDPRLGEHVDDHQQRFARFVSRTGLVVTAYDEEELATRLSLAVLTGHHTPTEHRVSPTLARFEALVEDLVHR, from the coding sequence GTGACGCGGGCGCAGCCACCGCTCGTCGCGGTCTTCCTGGGCACCGACCACCACCGGTTCGACCGGTTGGTGCGCTGGGTCGTCAGCCTGTCCGAGCAGGGCCTGTTCTCCTTCCACGTGCAGCACGGCTCCACTCCACTCCCCGACGGTGTCGGCGGGAGCGCCCTGCTCGCGCCCGGCGCGCTGGGCGACCTGCTCGACCGCGCCGACGCCGTCGTGACGCACGGCGGCCCCGGCTCGATCATGGACGCCCGGGAGCACGGCCACCTGCCGATCGTGGTCCCGCGCGACCCGCGCCTGGGCGAGCACGTCGACGACCACCAGCAGCGGTTCGCACGGTTCGTCTCCCGGACCGGTCTCGTCGTGACGGCGTACGACGAGGAGGAGCTCGCGACCCGGCTCTCGCTCGCCGTGCTGACCGGTCACCACACCCCCACGGAGCATCGGGTCTCCCCCACGCTCGCCCGGTTCGAGGCGCTCGTCGAAGACCTCGTGCACCGATGA
- a CDS encoding nuclear transport factor 2 family protein: MTDADRREIHDTVLRYCRAVDRLDYDGIRAVYAAGGVDHHTGFSGTADDYVAWLREVLPRLDGTMHVIGNHLAEVAGDEAVAETYGTAVHWGTPAEDARRNFTTGFRYVDHFVRTPAGWRIRERFAVREWTRSDAGRLLAPEGAGPRGRRDGSDPLVVMRQAVLGERAAG; the protein is encoded by the coding sequence GTGACCGACGCCGACCGCCGCGAGATCCACGACACCGTGCTGCGCTACTGCCGCGCGGTCGACCGGCTCGACTACGACGGCATCCGGGCGGTGTACGCCGCGGGCGGTGTCGACCACCACACCGGATTCAGCGGGACGGCGGACGACTACGTGGCGTGGCTGCGAGAGGTGCTGCCGCGGCTCGACGGGACGATGCACGTCATCGGCAACCACCTGGCGGAGGTGGCCGGCGACGAGGCGGTGGCGGAGACCTACGGCACCGCCGTGCACTGGGGCACCCCGGCGGAGGACGCGCGCCGGAACTTCACCACCGGCTTCCGGTACGTCGACCACTTCGTCCGCACGCCGGCCGGCTGGCGGATCCGGGAGCGGTTCGCCGTGCGGGAGTGGACCCGCAGCGATGCGGGACGGCTGCTCGCGCCGGAGGGCGCCGGCCCCCGGGGCCGCCGCGACGGGAGCGATCCGCTCGTCGTCATGCGGCAGGCGGTGCTCGGGGAGCGCGCCGCCGGCTGA
- a CDS encoding sugar transferase, producing the protein MTVLGARTTAVMTAEHGESRAAAPLHHAGRMLAVSDAVAALLVVLVAGLVPDAISRLAPAFLFVPMWVVAVCATGDYQLPGHLGARVRRLLVAALVLPTGALLAADVVGYPLSARTVTAVCLASAGLSGMARGVMAAVARSGVRLRGVSHRVVVAGTTDVLPSLLERLESSPSHRFEVVGAGAISTCVDAAREGDADAVILAPDPTLPAPDLQRLCWQLEEAGVAIFVWTGLLSSPVGRTRLDLAEQLPLLHLGAPRRFGPSHLVKHLLDRAVAVVALLVLSPLLLLLALAIRLDSPGPAFFRQTRVGRDDAPFTMWKLRTMTCDAAAVAPDLVALNEASGPLFKIHRDPRITRVGRWLRRTSLDELPQLINVALGHMSLVGPRPALPSEVAAYLPDVRHRLVVRPGITGLWQVSGRSDLSWDDTVHLDQQYVDNWSLLLDARILLRTAGAVLSGRGAY; encoded by the coding sequence ATGACGGTCCTGGGTGCCCGCACGACGGCGGTGATGACGGCCGAGCACGGGGAGTCCCGGGCTGCGGCACCGTTGCACCACGCCGGCCGCATGCTCGCCGTGTCGGACGCCGTGGCCGCGCTCCTCGTCGTCCTCGTCGCGGGCCTGGTGCCCGACGCGATCTCCCGCCTCGCGCCGGCGTTCCTGTTCGTGCCGATGTGGGTGGTCGCGGTGTGCGCCACCGGCGACTACCAGCTGCCCGGTCACCTCGGCGCCCGCGTCCGGCGCCTGCTGGTGGCCGCCCTGGTGCTGCCGACCGGTGCGCTGCTGGCGGCCGACGTGGTCGGGTACCCCCTGTCGGCACGCACCGTCACCGCGGTGTGCCTCGCGAGTGCCGGCCTCAGCGGCATGGCGCGCGGGGTGATGGCGGCCGTCGCCCGCAGCGGCGTCCGGCTGCGGGGGGTGAGCCACCGGGTCGTGGTCGCGGGCACCACGGACGTGCTGCCCAGCCTGCTCGAGCGCCTCGAGAGCTCTCCGTCCCACCGGTTCGAGGTCGTGGGCGCCGGGGCGATCTCCACCTGCGTCGACGCAGCCCGCGAGGGCGACGCCGACGCGGTGATCCTCGCCCCCGACCCGACCCTCCCTGCGCCCGACCTCCAGCGCCTGTGCTGGCAGCTGGAGGAGGCCGGTGTCGCGATCTTCGTCTGGACCGGGCTGCTGAGCTCACCCGTCGGACGGACCCGGCTCGACCTGGCAGAGCAGCTGCCCCTCCTCCACCTCGGCGCTCCCCGCCGGTTCGGCCCGTCCCACCTGGTCAAGCACCTCCTCGACCGCGCCGTAGCCGTGGTCGCCCTCCTCGTGCTGTCGCCCCTCCTGCTGCTGCTGGCACTGGCGATCCGGCTCGACTCGCCGGGGCCCGCGTTCTTCCGGCAGACCCGGGTCGGCCGGGACGACGCGCCGTTCACGATGTGGAAGCTGCGCACCATGACCTGCGACGCCGCGGCCGTCGCGCCCGACCTGGTCGCGCTGAACGAGGCCAGCGGCCCGCTCTTCAAGATCCACCGGGACCCGCGCATCACCCGCGTCGGGCGCTGGCTGCGCCGTACGTCGCTCGACGAGCTGCCGCAGCTGATCAACGTCGCCCTCGGCCACATGTCCCTCGTCGGTCCACGCCCTGCGCTGCCGTCCGAGGTCGCGGCGTACCTGCCCGACGTCCGGCACCGCCTGGTCGTCCGCCCCGGGATCACCGGTCTGTGGCAGGTCTCCGGCCGTTCCGACCTGTCCTGGGACGACACGGTCCACCTCGACCAGCAGTACGTCGACAACTGGTCGCTGCTGCTCGATGCCCGGATCCTGCTCCGCACTGCCGGTGCCGTCCTCAGCGGCCGCGGCGCCTACTGA
- a CDS encoding UDP-N-acetylglucosamine--LPS N-acetylglucosamine transferase, whose protein sequence is MRVLLVSSSGGHLAQLMCLRPWWEKHDRHWVTFDTADAVAKLEGESVTWAHHPTTRNLVNLARNSVQAHHVLDEFAPDVVVSTGAAVAVPYFWLRHRRQTSSIYLEVYDRVETRTLTGKLCRPATDLFLVQWPEQQHLYRSSVLVGELW, encoded by the coding sequence ATGCGGGTGCTTCTCGTCTCCTCCTCGGGAGGTCATCTCGCCCAGCTGATGTGCCTGCGCCCCTGGTGGGAGAAGCACGACCGGCACTGGGTCACCTTCGACACCGCGGACGCCGTCGCCAAGCTCGAGGGCGAGAGCGTGACCTGGGCGCACCACCCGACGACCCGCAACCTGGTCAACCTCGCGCGCAACTCCGTGCAGGCCCACCACGTGCTCGACGAGTTCGCCCCGGACGTCGTGGTCTCGACCGGCGCCGCTGTCGCCGTCCCCTACTTCTGGCTGCGTCACCGCCGGCAGACCTCGTCGATCTACCTCGAGGTCTACGACCGGGTCGAGACCCGCACCCTGACCGGCAAGCTGTGCCGACCGGCCACCGACCTGTTCCTCGTGCAGTGGCCCGAGCAGCAGCACCTGTACCGTTCCTCGGTCCTGGTCGGTGAGCTGTGGTGA
- a CDS encoding YajQ family cyclic di-GMP-binding protein: MADSSFDIVSKIDRQEVDNALGQTAREISTRFDFKGTGATIEWKGEHAIEISASADDRANAVLSVFQDKLIKRNQSLKILDASEPRQSGQVSKISITLKEGISSEDAKKVSKLIRDEGPKGVKAQIQGDELRISSKKRDDLQAVQALVKAQDYDFAVQFTNYR, from the coding sequence ATGGCCGACTCCTCGTTCGACATCGTCTCCAAGATCGACCGCCAGGAGGTCGACAACGCGCTCGGGCAGACGGCGCGCGAGATCTCGACCCGCTTCGACTTCAAGGGCACGGGCGCCACGATCGAGTGGAAGGGCGAGCACGCGATCGAGATCAGCGCGTCCGCCGACGACCGGGCCAACGCCGTGCTCAGCGTCTTCCAGGACAAGCTGATCAAGCGCAACCAGTCCCTCAAGATCCTCGACGCCTCCGAGCCGCGCCAGTCCGGCCAGGTCTCCAAGATCTCGATCACCCTCAAGGAGGGGATCAGCTCCGAGGACGCCAAGAAGGTCTCCAAGCTGATCCGCGACGAGGGCCCCAAGGGCGTCAAGGCACAGATCCAGGGCGACGAGCTGCGGATCTCCTCCAAGAAGCGCGACGACCTCCAGGCCGTGCAGGCGCTGGTCAAGGCGCAGGACTACGACTTCGCGGTCCAGTTCACCAACTACCGCTGA